In the bacterium genome, one interval contains:
- a CDS encoding AAA family ATPase, translating into MYESFFGLEKKPFEITPDPAFMYASQQHKEALASLIYGVKEKKGLMVLTGEVGTGKTLLVRCLLQMLDPGTKTGYIINPRLSLMEFFQSVAHEFGLGGDFSTKAAFLERMNHFLLETAARGDRAVLIVDEAQNLGLPILEEIRLLMNLETSKQKLLQVILAGQPELHKIIEFSCMRQFKQRISLRAHLNPLSKKETALYIRRRLEVAGLSQGEIFDARSVALIHKYSSGIPRLINVVCDNSMLTAYALGKKRVSPAVVREVIGDLEGKGLKRADDLVWPRDERDLLQEWAMPRNSKRSSPGRWVWVAGAVVVALAGALAALGGGSQWFPRVWAGLKRFLDLAG; encoded by the coding sequence ATGTACGAATCCTTCTTCGGTCTCGAGAAAAAGCCCTTCGAGATCACCCCTGATCCTGCCTTCATGTATGCCAGCCAGCAGCACAAGGAGGCCCTGGCAAGCCTCATATATGGGGTAAAGGAAAAAAAGGGCCTCATGGTGCTCACAGGCGAGGTGGGCACAGGAAAAACCCTTCTGGTGCGATGTCTTCTCCAGATGCTGGATCCAGGCACCAAGACGGGCTACATAATAAATCCCAGACTGAGCCTCATGGAGTTCTTCCAGAGCGTGGCCCACGAGTTCGGTCTGGGTGGGGATTTCTCCACCAAGGCGGCCTTCCTGGAACGCATGAACCACTTTCTCCTGGAAACAGCGGCCAGGGGAGATAGGGCTGTGCTCATAGTGGATGAGGCCCAGAACCTGGGACTGCCCATCTTGGAGGAGATAAGACTCCTGATGAACCTGGAGACCTCAAAGCAGAAGCTGCTCCAGGTCATACTGGCGGGCCAGCCGGAGCTGCACAAGATAATAGAGTTCAGTTGCATGAGGCAGTTTAAACAAAGGATAAGCCTAAGGGCGCATCTCAACCCATTGAGCAAAAAGGAGACAGCCCTTTACATCAGGCGAAGGCTGGAGGTGGCAGGCCTGAGCCAGGGTGAGATCTTTGATGCAAGATCCGTGGCCCTGATTCACAAGTACAGCTCTGGGATCCCGAGACTCATCAACGTGGTATGCGATAATTCCATGCTTACGGCCTATGCCTTGGGAAAGAAGAGGGTGAGTCCGGCCGTGGTCAGGGAGGTCATAGGGGACCTGGAAGGGAAGGGACTCAAGAGAGCCGATGATCTGGTGTGGCCCAGGGATGAGCGGGATCTCTTGCAGGAGTGGGCCATGCCCAGGAACTCCAAGAGATCTTCCCCAGGCCGCTGGGTCTGGGTGGCAGGGGCAGTGGTTGTGGCCCTGGCAGGGGCTCTGGCGGCCCTGGGAGGGGGCTCTCAGTGGTTTCCCAGGGTCTGGGCAGGTCTCAAGAGGTTCTTGGATCTGGCCGGGTGA